The nucleotide sequence TGTGGGGGGCTTGGCATAATTCCAGAAGCTGAACCGATTCCAGAAATAAGCTGTGTCCCTGTCCTCGTAGTCATGTGATGTCTTGTCCAGATCGATGGAAGCTCCTACAACAAGCAAAGGGTCTGGGTTCAGACATGGAGCTTGAGGGGATGGGAGTGTCTGTATTTTCatgtatctccctccctctgtctggctcttttctatctctctgggtgtctctatatctctctttctctaggTAGCTCTGTCTTAGGTAGTCTCACCCACGGAACTCAGCGCATAGTCAGGTTTTTGCACAAAATCTTCATTCAGTCTCTGGAACACAAGCTGGGCCACCCTCtggggagagatggggagggaaggacCAGCTGGGTCTGGCCCCTGGGGTATGGGGGACCAAGGGGTGAGGGATAGCCTTATGAGAACCATACTCACCTCACTGTTGGCCGCTCGAATGCTGGACACATCTGTGTGGAGTTTGTCAAGCTCAGCTTGAAGTTGTTGCAGCTGCAGCCCTTGGGAGTGGACCTTCTCATGGTATTCACTgccaggggggggggggggcgggggataGAGAGCAAAGAGCAGGCAGGGAACAGGAAGCAGGAGCATCGGGTGGGAGCAAGGGACAAAGGGCAACCCCCCAGGGATGGATATAAGGACTGGCCCTCAGGGTTCTCCCAGGCCCCACCAGGCTTTTCCTAGGACCCTCAGCCCCTCTAGGCCCCAGCTTTCACCTCAGAGTTAGGAACTCCCTGGTGTCCtaggggaagggggagaacaCAGATCTCAGTTCAGCCTTCATCACGCCTCTTCCCCACAACCTCCCTCCCAAACACAAATTGTCCTCCCTAATCCTCCCCATCTCCCACATTCCCACTACCCAGAGAAACCACTTACCTCATCCCAGACAGGggtaaaatatagaaatacaCCCCAGATCGCTGCAAAGAAAGGATCAGATTTAGGGAAGTAGGGGTCCAGGGCTCAGGGGCTCAGTGACAAAGGGGCCTGAGCATTTGGACGGCTAAGGGATGCTCCAGTGCTCAAAACTAGGACAACTGGACGAGAGGGCTTCAAAGTCTGTAAGGACCTAGGCCGGGAACTCGATTGGGAAGGTTTCCCAGGGAGGCTCCAGGGGCAACCTGGGGAGCAGGGATGGGAGAAGAGGCTGTCTTTATCCCTGAAGCTCTTGGGTCTGCCTCCTTGGGCATTTGTTCCCGGTGGGTTGGGGACTCAGAGTCAGGGTTCCCCACTCCCCCTTGCCCTGAGGGCAGATCTGGATTATTTAGAGGGCTTGCAAGTTTGAGAGCTGTTCCCTCACCAGCCgcgaagagacagaagaacagcGAGGCTGTAATCAGGAAGCGGAGAGAACGCACCTCCCTGGCGCAGGGACCAACGGAGAAGGAGTGAACGAAagagggatgaaggaggaaagcCTCTCCTACCTGCCTGGCTCCTCCCCAGCCCGCCTCCTGTTCCCTCCCCTGCCTCAggctcctcttccttccccagccACCGACTCCTTCCCGAAACACTTCggcctcctccttccttttctcctttgactCCTCCCCCACCTTGGCTAGGACTTCCCCTACCTTCCCCCGGTTCTTCCTTCCCAGATAGTTAGTCCGGCCCTTCCTCCCTTACTCTTCAGGCTCCTCCCCTGATTTCTTCTTCCTACCAGGCCCGGCCCCTCCTCCCTGGTCTGCGCGGGTTCTTTCCCCCTCGGGCTCTTCTTTTCTCcgcctcctcctcccttcctcctacccccGCCCTCAGGTCTACCTCTGGCCCCGCCTTGTCCCCATGGCCCCGCCCCCGCCCACCTCCAGCTCCAGCTCTCCTACCTTCTCGCCTTTTCATCTCCGCCGCCGCCTCCCCCGAGCTCTGCCAGCAAATACCCTTCCCACCACCGCCGTTCCACTAATCCCAACTCCTAGCCTCTCCACGTGGTCCCCCGCACCTGCAGAAGGCTCCCAGAATCTCTCCAAACACGGCGGGAAAAAATCTCAGCGTCTGGAGAATGATGGCTGGGTGTGGAGAGGACATGGTTTGAGGGGTCGGCATCTGACTCGGGCGTCCGGGTTTAAGGAGGTCCGAGGCAGGGTAGAAGTCGACGCGGGGCCAGGGTAAGGGCCAGCCCAGGACTAGGGTGTCGGGTCGGGGACTGGCTTACTCTTTATGGTCCTTGTTTGCTGCTGGACTGGCCGGTTTCCCGAAAGATCTGAGGGTGGCAGGAGGAGGCTGCAGGACTCCACTGCTGCTCCCGCTGCTGCTGCGGTCGCTGCTGCAGGAGGCAGAGCCCGGTCCTGCCCGAGGCCTCCCCATGGGCCCACTCTAGCCAGTTCCCGCCCTCTGCCCCCCTTTCACCCGACTGGAACCCTTTGCCCTCACCCGTGCTCAGCCATAGACTGCTGGCTCCGCCCTGCTGCGGGGCGCACGTATCGGTAGACAGTTTCCAGCCTGCCAATGACCTCCGGCTGCCCCTGCACACGGGATGCTTTCAGAACCCCGGAAGGACCCCTCATCCCTCCCCGTCCCCTGACGGACCCTCGTACCCTCCTTACTTCAGGTccccctcccttctgcctctcgggtccccccttctcagaatcctcCCCGCGGTCCACTGCAGATGCTCCCTTTTCACCTGCGGGAGCCGCTGTCCCGGGATGTGGCGCTCACAGAGCTATTGCTCCGGTCGCTGTAGA is from Gracilinanus agilis isolate LMUSP501 chromosome 2, AgileGrace, whole genome shotgun sequence and encodes:
- the SPAG4 gene encoding sperm-associated antigen 4 protein, with the translated sequence MRRSPRPGSAATPHKHNPDFYSDRSNSSVSATSRDSGSRRGSRRSLAGWKLSTDTCAPQQGGASSLWLSTAATAAAAGAAVESCSLLLPPSDLSGNRPVQQQTRTIKTIILQTLRFFPAVFGEILGAFCREVRSLRFLITASLFFCLFAAAIWGVFLYFTPVWDEDTREFLTLSEYHEKVHSQGLQLQQLQAELDKLHTDVSSIRAANSERVAQLVFQRLNEDFVQKPDYALSSVGASIDLDKTSHDYEDRDTAYFWNRFSFWNYAKPPTVILEPDVFPGNCWAFKGPKGQVVIRLPGRVQLSDITLQHPPPSVAHSGGASSAPRDFAVFGLQGDDKTEVFLGRFIFDVEKSEIQTFHLKNEPPIAFPKVKIQILSNWGHPRFTCLYRVRAHGLRSHDGHGEDSRTKGERNGASETTTLH